One stretch of Ursus arctos isolate Adak ecotype North America unplaced genomic scaffold, UrsArc2.0 scaffold_37, whole genome shotgun sequence DNA includes these proteins:
- the AP4S1 gene encoding AP-4 complex subunit sigma-1 isoform X2: MIKFFLMVNKQGQTRLSKYYEHVEMNKRTLLETEVIKSCLSRSSEQCSFIEFKDFKLIYRQYAALFIVVGVNDTENEMAIYEFIHNFVEVLDEYFSRVSELDVSFFKAVSQVFLSSWQSTGSS; encoded by the exons atgataaaatttttccTCATGGTGAATAAACAAGGACAGACCCGACTTTCTAAATACTATGAACATGTGGAGATGAATAAGCGTACACTTCTGGAAACGGAAGTCATAAAGAGCTGTCTCTCCCGATCCAGTGAACAG TGCTCTTTCATTGAATTCAAGGATTTTAAGCTGATCTATCGACAGTATGCAGCTCTCTTCATTGTGGTTGGAGTTAATGATACTGAG aacGAGATGGCCATTTATGAATTCATCCATAACTTTGTGGAAGTGTTAGATGAGTACTTCAGCAGAGTG agtgaATTAGATGTATCCTTTTTCAAAGCTGTGAGCCAGGTTTTCCTCAGTTCTTGGCAAAGTACAGGCTCGTCCTGA